The DNA sequence GTGACAAggctcactgttgttgttgttcagtcgtgtccgactcttcgtgacaagGCTCACTGTCCATCACCTAATTCCCTTTTGAAGCCTTCTAAGCCAGTGGCAGTCACCACATCATGGAGTGGTGACTCCATATTTAATAatctgcataaataaataaataaatgccctgcTGGCAGTACTAGATCAGACTGAAGGTCCAGCACCTGGCTTGGGGTGGtgatgtgtcctactttacaagGGGCAGCCCTCTGtttcagtgttcctcaaccttgggtccctaagcattgttggactccaactcccatcaccactccCTAAGCTGACTAGGGATggtggaagtccaacaacatctggggacccacagCTGAAGAGCATTGCTTTGTTTGAAGGTGATGGTGgtgtttgttttctccttttgATTTCTGTTCTCCAGTCCCCAGCCTCTATTAATTATTTGTGGGTAACATGCCTCATCCTGTCTTCATTAATTTAAACTCAACTTCCACAGGTCAGAGCATGTTGTCTTTCTGAAAAAAAATACTAAGCTGTGACGCATTACATATGTTTGGTTCTTTTTCAGATCAGAAGTTCTTTAGGAGAGAATTCCACATGGACCCCAAATTTGAACTCCAAGCTGAGTGCAGATAGAGTTATGGCACACTGGTTTGACACAGCAGGAATGTGCACTTATCTAACATTTGATTGGTTAAATTAAtttaacaaaaacattttaatcaaCCACAAAGGAGCCCCCAATTCATTGATTTAAAAATGTTCTACTACGGGCTAACTACTTCTCcattatttttaatacaaatgCTTATGGAAACTGCAGGTGGCGTCATCTTAGAAGAGGCTTTGCTtcctgtgtgagagagaaaacagaGAATGTCTCTTTCTAGTTGATGTTTCTTGCAACATCTGCatgaatcatatttttaaaaatgtttcttcaGAACTAAGAAGCTTTTCTCATATGAAAATATATGCAGATTTAATCAATAGAGACTGCAATCCTAATAGCACTTCAACAGCAAAAGGCACTTTTTTGTATTCATTACATTTTTGTTCTACTCTGCAAGTATTTTAATCACACAAAAGTCCTGGTTAAGCAAAGAAATAATAATCGCCCAAGGCCACCAATGAATAGGCCTTGAACCTGCAATTCCGACAGTCACATCCAACATTCTAGGGCAGTGTATTACAATAGCTTTACAATCAACCCAGATTCAAAGGCTTACAGGGAGAAAACATCACTCATACGTTTTTTTTCCTTCAATGACAATGTTTATTTTTTGACcataaaaaatgttacttgacaaaaccattaaaaagcaaaccaacaaaactggacaagttaaaaaacaacaactttccccccaaaatagttattctctcatttcttcttcttcttcttcttcttcttcttcttcttcttcttcttcttcttcttccacacccCTTATACAAAGGACATTATTGCACCTTATCAGAACTTTACCAAGGTGTCCAGATAATGCACCATCAACATATTCTTCGGTATTTGCAAGCTGCATGTTCATGTAGCCATCGACGGAAGCAAGGTAGCCTTTGTATTCCATCCCCCACTTCAGCTTCACCATCACTGGCCTCCCAGTCAGCCCGTTTAGGAAAGGCTTTGGATTGAGAGGCAGACTCATAGCAATCAGACCAACCTAAGGGCGGCTGCGGCAACAAAAAAATTACTCGCAGGCAGCACGTGTGCCCGCCAAAGCTCTGTCACTCATACATTTGCATATACATCTGTGCAATCTGTGGCCCCAACCAGCTGGATGAAAGAAACATCCTCATGTGGAAGATATCCCCAGGATGCATCTTAATTTTCCCCATGCAGAGTTGCTGGCAAAAGAGAAATGTGTGATCCATGAGTCAGGATATGTTTCCACACAGCGAAGAACAGCTCTGGATTCCATCCAGTGACAGAGCTGTGTAGCGAATTTGACCAACTGGTTATGATTTAGCACGCTGGAAAAATTGCAGTGCCTGATGATCCATAGATGGGTGTGCATCAGGTGGAAACACGGCCGTTTGCATTTCAGAGGGTCTTCCAGAAGAGGTTGGTAACAGGCTTACTTCCACTTTTAATCAATAAGAAAAACACACGTATGAAATTTCGGAGATGGCGGAGAGAGAAGAATCTCAtagccaaaagagagagagagagagagagagagagagagagagagagagagagagaagccttaaAATGCATGATTTGGACTAGTGTCAGCCAAGGGCTTGGCAACAGCTGGAGTATCTCAGTCAGGGCCAACTTAACTGCTGAAAAAGGCCCACCCATGGCTGCATCCACTGTTTTTCAAAACTGCAGAAGTTTTGTCATTCCAGAGCATTgtaggtaaaaaaagaaaaaatggcaacaaccaaccaaccccccccccccaaaatggtggCTGCTATGTTTGTACATTGGACAACTTGTTGTTTTTACCCATTATACCAAAGAATAATTGAACTCCCGGGACATCACATttatggggttggggggactgAGATGGCAGCCGCAACCACagccccttggggggggggggtctggagcACAGACTCTGGCAAGAGTTCCCCCTGGCAGCGAGCCCTGGCAACTGCCTCAGGATGCCAGGTGCTGACGCCAAGCGTGATCTCAAACCCAAGGGAAAGAAGTAGTAAGATTCAGGGGGATACGAATGAGAGGTAATGAGGATAGatccaaggaaaggaaactgAGACCAGAATAGCAGAAAAAATTACTTTCCCAGTGGCAAAGAACCATCATGCTGCTGAACGATCTCCTAAGGGAAGAATAATCAAGCAGCTCAGCCCCTTGCAAATTACAGGATCAACTGAGGATGATTTAAGAAGCAGCCTTGCATGGAAAGATGCAAATGAGCTCATGGGTAATTTTCATCTCTCCTTTCTGTGATTATAGGAGGCTTGGCTAGCACAGGACATGGACAAATAGCATGGCAGCCCTAAAGAGCAAAGCAAAGTTTGCTCCagttcctccacccccaccccccatttattattttctacCCAAAGTGTATGAAGCCATAATTCGATGCAAACATTTCATAACTGAGCAGATGTGAGAGCAGGTGGAGGTGGAATCAAGATTGTGTCTACTTAGCCCTCCCACGATCATGGTCAGTGTTATTTGCTCAGCAGCCTGTGCAGGCATCCTTTCTGTTGCACATTTGTGATCGTTTGTAGTCATGATAGAATCGAAGCAGTTAAACACAATTCGGCTTTCAATATTGTTTGTGCCTGCTACAGTTTGGAGGGCAGTGATACTGCTCCTTTTCCAGTCGGTGCCTGAtctgtagcttcctgctgaaatcctataACCTCGCAGaccacaaatgttctggaatggggagggggggttgtgcCACTTTTTGTACTGCAATTGTGCTCCTTTGGGTGGCGATAATGCAGAATCACTTGGGAAGCATCACAGATCTAATATAGCAGAATGATGTGCAGATGGTCCAATACAAGTCCACCACTAATATACTATTTTTGCAacaatggcatgttgcagaatacacctgcaaggTACCCTAAATGAGCATACACCTGTATCCTCCCCTGCAATCCCTAACCTGTGAGGGAAATGGAAAGTGTGTAGACAGGAGGCTGTGGAACAACTGAAATTGTGAaataataggaacataggaagctgccttatagtgccTATCAGAccagtccatcttgctcagtattctctgtactgactggcagccatactccagggtttcaggcaggagtctctcccagccctacctggagatgctggcgacTAAACCTGGGATGCTACCATTGAGCTGAGATCCTTGCAGATACATTCTCCACATATAGAGGCTGGAGCCAGAACAGCTAGCTTGTCCATGATTCCACCCCAACCACCACCCCAATGTTCATTTCTACCAGGAAAGAGCATACATAAATGTATTGTGCAAGAACAGCACATTCCTACAGTTTATATTGGTTTCATCCCAGTCCTGTTCTTCAAAAGTAAGTCCCTTCCAACTGGAGCCAACGGGATTTAGTGGTGACAGGATGGCCGCACAGGTGTAAGTGATCTGCAAGCCACATCTGTTGAAATGGTTGCAGATGGTGTAAACATCCAGCAGATGTCAAATCGGCCTTCATTTTTCATCCTTGATAGCCAATATAAATTTgctttcttcatcatcatctctcATCCTCACCAGATCACATCTTTATGGCCTTTTCATGAACTGCCTCCAGCAGTTCCTCGTGTGCCACAATTTTCGTGATAAATTTCAGTCTGATGTGTGCACATCCACCTGCTTCCCAATCCCAATTCATCAGCACCACTAAATCCCACTGTGGGTGGCCTCTGTGCCCAGAATCTAAACATATGCAGAGGAGTATCtgcagcattttattattttcatttcatttgttatATATGTGTACCGCCCATTTTCTGAATGGAGAAACTCCTTTAGATAACCTGACCCCATACTATTTAagaaaagcttgctggatcaggccaatagtccATCTAGTCCTACAACATGTTAGCACCGTGGCCTATGGGAAGTTTCCAAAGCACAACCTGGACACAACAACATTTTTCCCTCCTgcacttcccagcaactggcaatcagaggcatgttgccttcagctgtggaggtagaacatagccatcagttaatagccattgatagtgtgatcctccatgaattcatctaatctttatttgaaagccatccaagttgctggccatcactgccgCTTGTAAATCTATGTGctacatgaagaagtacttttacTTTTACCCgaatcttgcaacattcagcttcactgcatgtccacgagttctaacataatgagagaaggagaaaaagtttTCTCTAGCAATTTTAACATCAGCACTCTGAATTATTCTGGATATGAATGAGAATATGTACGTCATTATTGTGTTATCCTTTTGAAATCTATGGTGAGGGTTTAAAACCTACAATCCCAGGAGAATTTTTAGAGGCACCTCAGTCCGTGTGTGGTTTCTTTCttgtttatttcatatatttgtgCATCGTAACATCCTCAGGGATATCTTTTGTCCTTTAGCACACCGCTTTTCAAGCCAATCCAGATTAGATTCACTATCATTTATGATCATGTGAAAAGAAGCTATAAAACACAGCAcctttctttaaaggaaaaaaaagttgtgTTTGTACAAGAATCTGCTGACATATTGCAGAGTGATAACATAATAGTGAAATTAGCCAGATCGCTGTTAAGCTGTAACCTGGAATCGGCAAAAAAAGACAGGCAGATCTTGACCATGCTTTGCCTCTCCACTATGCAACTGGCcctattcttattatttttttacatgaaGAAACCTCTATATTTTTTCTTAAATATTTGCTGTTTCCCCTAAAATGTTGGCTCAAGACTCAACCGTTTGTGATAACAATTATGtttaaaactactactactactactattaccacTTGGGTCATAAATGAtttctgaatttctttttttaaaattttttcaTGAGGGATAAGGCTATTAGTGGATAGTAACCACAATgggtatgttctgcctccactgtgtgCCTCTAAATTAGGAATGTTGGAGAACTCCAACAAAAACAGAAGTCTCACATCCAGCTGTAACATTTATAGTACATGTTGCCCACATGTTGCCATGAGGATTAATTCAGGGCAACCCTATCAGTAGGTCAGGTGAGGCACCCACTTCAGGCCGCAGATGCTGGGGGTAGGGGCAGTGGCAGAAGCCTGCAGGCTGTTCCTCCTCAGCCACTGACCACTCAACCATTCCTGACTTTCAGATAACAGAGCTGTGTATGCTTACATGTCCTGTATTCTCCATGACTTTAAGTGGTTTAAGAATGTTCTAAATGTGTGTGGGACCTGTAAAGCACTATTGACCTTGTTgttggtggtgctgctgctgctgtttttcgaAATGCAAACATACCCTCCTACCCTTCCAGATTGCTTTTGAACTTGATAGCTTTGGCTCAGAGtatggaacgggggggggggggggaatcggctTTTGTTCTTGCCTTTGGCCTGAGTGCTTCAGAGTTTAAAACTCTTGCTTTGGTCCTCTGTAGCAACACAGGAGTTTACCTTAGGTCAAGTCACATCACTGTGCCacatagctcagtactgtccacactggtTGGCAGCTCCTCTCCAGGTTTttaggaaagggctggtgctgcgaTGTTTTTATTGCCATTGTCTGTGTTTTTAATAGAGttttaaatactattttaatTCAATTAGTGTTTAATTGGTACATTTTTATGATTGTCTtttctatgtgtgtgttttttagctTGTACTATTTTATCTGTATAAGACACCTTCAGTCCCGGACTGGGaaagaggcaggatataaataaatataacaataattttacACGATGCATTCCCAGTCcttactggagatgctggggatcaaacctgggaccttctgcatgcaaagcagatgctctgttacTGAACTATGTCCCCTCCCCATTCTTGATATTTTGAGGTGAGTTATAAGAGGGCTTGTGTTATAGCTTCTGCAaaattctgcattgttttatcaCTGATGTGTTTTCTGCCCTGGGTTACCATGAAGAGGATGGGGGTAGGGTATAAACTCAATAAATGAGTAAAATAAGATCATTCTTACCTTCTGGTCAAAAAGGTGCCCTGCAAATAATCTTATTTCCTTGTtttcagttgttgctgttgttgttttaaagtcagCTAAAACACACTGCCAGGTTGAAACGAGAGAGGGCCCTTAATCAAACCCATATATGTACTTTTTATCCAAGTTTGGGGGTGAAGGCTCAGATACGGCTCTTACAAATCAAAGGCACCACATGAAACCCAAGAGGTTTGAAATCAAGCAGAAACCCCAAAATTTGGCCATGGGAAATCCAGACCCAGAGGGCCGCTTCATAATCCAACACTGTTTAAAACAGAGCATATGTTAGCTTCTGCCCTCCCGAGGGCTGGCCAACCTCGAGGGGTGCTCTTTTTCACACACCAGTGTTCCTCACTGGACCATGAATGCTCAAATATTAGCTTTCCACCTAACAAGACGAGACAGGGGCACAGTAAAGCCCTGCCTGTTTCTTTGCCTTGATGCAGGAAAGCCATATAATTctgttaatccccccccccccggccgcctttAAGCGCCACACACTCCAGTGTTTACTCTACCAGGAGGGTAATTTTATCAATCCCGAATGAATGCAGATTTTTGCAGAAGCAAtttattgttgggggggggtcactccCTCcataaggaaagggggggaatccTTCGAGTATACAAAGGAGGTatcctttccttcttcttccccctcctcctgtcGTCGCTGcttgtcccccacccctctctcttcttcctttttttcttccataATTTACATGTTGTCATTTCACTCAGGCTTCCAGTCCGTCTTAAACAGTCCATTTAGGCTGCTAGCTTATTATAAACTCTACCGCGATGGTCTCCTTGAATTGACCACCCACCAAATCAGGCTGTCTAAACAGCATCTGTCTAACTCGGCGGCACATCCAGTGAGTTAAAAATGGACTCTGTccagatttttctttaaaagggagGCTTCGGGGTGGGTAGGGGGAGAGACGTCAATAAGGGGGGAGAATGAGCATCACCAGGAGGAGAAGTTCATTGCAATCAAGACACAATTGACAAGAGAAGCTGAGTAAATGCCCCTTTGTCTTCGTCTCGCCCTCCTTGCCTCTTGACATTTTCTCTCCAGGTTAATTCATTTCGCGAGCTAACGAAAGACAAGGCCTCCCTCGCTGCCAAAGTTACGtcgtacaaaaataataataatcttggcaCCAATTATGGGCTCGTTGTGTGATTAGCGTTATTAGCGACTTGCAGGCAGTTCAGGCCTAATCCCAAATGCATTACCCAGCAAGTCTTTCCATGGCTTCTCTGGCTTAAAGTATCAGGAGGTTATTGCATCTGATAGGTAAGTGTCGTCCCAAAGAGCCTTCCCAGCAAACCGGATCGTCTTCTGAAAGAACACATTGATGAGAAGCTTGCTTGCTCTGCACTCGTCTCCATTCAGGTAATTTGGAGGCATTTTGGAAAGATTAGGAAGGATTAGCCACTTGAAGCATCACATTGTTTCGAGCTTAACCACAGAAAAGAGCAAAAATGGGTGAAGGAAAAGTTGCGCCATTCAGTTGTCCCAGTCAGGAAAGGAAGCTGTTGTAGGCCAATGGTCCCAGGGTATGGCCTGAGGGGACACGAGGTTGCCACTTAGCTGAAGCTAAGCTCcttctgggtctggtcagtgcctggataggtGACCACATTGGAAACACAATTACACTACCTTGCCAGAAAAAAGGAACTGTTAGTGGTCCCCCATGCCTTGGATGCATGGGTTGTAACCACCAGGAGCTGTGCATTTAATActgtgggcccaattttatggaacttgcttctaGTTTGAGGTCAGATTGGCCCCTGCCCTACTGATGACTTCTTTTATCACAGCAAGCATTGATTTTACCGTTTTaactgatttgtgtgtgtgtgtgcattgcatctTTGTACAGCACTCACAGGCTATTGTAGTTAAGTGGCAAATAAATTGTTTGTATAAATAAATTTagttgaagttgaggctccagtactttggccacctcatgagaagagaagaatccctagaaaagaccctgatgttgggaaagatggagggcacaaggagaaggggacgacagaggatgagatggttggacagtgttctcgaagctactaacatgagtttggccaaactgcgagaggcagtgaaggataggcgtgcctggcgtactctggtccatggggtcacgaagagtcggacacgactgaacgactgaacaacaacaacaacaacaacaacaacaacataaataaataGGTAGCGATGCGTATTCCAGTCTGTATCTgtactggatttgaaattgttagTATATATTTAATTGACTTGACTGTTTTATATATGGTTTGGGAGTATCAGTCTGAATAACACTAGTAGGTCCTTTCCAGATCTTTGATTCTGTATCCAGTGAGGTTTGAAATCTAATAGAAGAAGCTGCAGAACCGGTCAGACCAGTCTCTTTGTTAACGTAATAGCCTTAGCTAGCCTCTTAGGTACTGCCTTTTACATGTCCAAAGAGGTTGCCCTGTTGCCATAGAGGCTTTCCCACCCCACCTGGCTGCATACCACATCATCCTAGAATGGAGAACAACAGGCCAAGGCGGGTGCTGGACTGGCTCGGTTTGGAAGTTGGAGAGACAGAGACTTCTATTACTCAGTGCTGGAGTCAAAGCTATGGCTTGGGAACCTaatggggggggagcagagatcTTCTGGAACATtagtgctgtgagcccctccatcctatgctcaggtggCATATCTGTGTAAatgaaaccatatatcctaaagatgcctcagtctccactgaccttcattccaaggaactCTGGCTAAGCCCTGGGATCCCAAAAGTCTCTCCAAGCTTAGAGATTGGGGTGTGTAAAAGAGTAGTGTGAAATTGTtttgagatgcttcataggaagcaattcataaattaataataatagtaattcaCAATGCCCCCAGCGTAGCattgctctggggcattgtgaGAAACAAAAATCCAGCTACCAGGGCAGGCATCAATGCGAGTCGGCTCTGGCAGAGCACCAACATGCTGGGTGCCAGCTCAGGAACTGCTATACTGAACATCCAAAAGGGCCAGCTGTTTCATTTAGCCGAGAGCAAAGACTTCAGCGATGCCATAGACTGTCTCACTTTCAGGAAAGGGTGCCATTAATTTGCCACAACTGTGATACATGGAAAAATCTTCAAATACCAGCTGAAAATTAATCTTTCAACCCAGATGCTTCCTTCTTTCATTTATCAGGCTCTCTTGGAGGAGAACTCTTTACCCTTCATAAATGTCTAAGGCCTTCATACTAATGAGCCTGCAAGAACAGAAATTATTACCAGGTTTCACACAGATACatatttatatctatctatcttaggACAAGCTTCTCCAATTAGATGTACCAGCGAATGTCAAGAGATAGTTGAATGTTAAATGATTTTCATGTCCAGGAGAGATCCATTTTTACAACCGCGCAATGCAGTTCAAATGTCAGCCTGTGCTAATTGGATTAATCTGGCACTCCGCATTATCTTCCTCTCTCCAAAGGGGTCTGCTGTCATTTGGTCTCATTAGGGTCACATGCAAAACTCCCGTTTAATTTTCTCCAGGAGGAGACCGGGATCCCACCCAGCCACTCACCCCGGGCAATGCCTTCATTTCATTTGCCTACAAGAAATGGAGCCCTATCACAATGTCCATTTTTCTTCTGTCTGGGCCTTGCTTCTGATATGATAAGGACAGCACTCTCCTTTGCTGGTGACTCCATGCTTAATTAGCTCCAGATGCAGGCTAATTTGGCCGTCTGTGCCAAGCGGATTGCTCCATTCATTGTCACTTGTGTGGTTCTCACCACCACTGCCGCCCTTTGCTGTTGCACAGATGAACAAGGTTGTACATGGAAAACAGATGCTGAAGGTGTGGGCCAGGCTCCGTACAGTGTCTGAAGAAGGgcagattaagacctttagaggccccaAGACTGGGAAAGATCATGGTGCCCTCCCCACATATGCAATTTGAAATAAAAACCATactaaaccataaaataaaattctaaaataaaatacagatttatTGCAATGCACGACAGGATCTAATTTCCCTGCATTACTTATATCCGCATTAGTAAGATGAGATCTATAGGTATAGGGTGAtatacaagaaagaaagaaagaaagaaagaaagaaagaaagaaagaaagaaagaaagaaagaaagagaaagaaagttggaagggacacagagGACCTTCCAGTCAatccccctacaatgcaggaacctcaactagatcatacatgacagatggccatccaacctctgctccaaACTGAATCCGCATAAGGAATTAAAATCCTAAACAAATTTGGTGCATCTccactaatacacacattttagcATGCACTATTGCTGAATGTGCacattttgtaagcaatttcctCTAAACCCCTTTTCAggggtgttattttcactaatgcatgcattttatgcacactttcaccTAACATGTCAATTTCTGTACATTTTTGGTTGGAGAgctccattgcaaaattcagagaggtgcgaATTTTGAAGCATAACAGGTATGTGGGTTTGGGTGACTGCAGATTAGGTagattctcattaaaatgcagacCAACCtgaattcctcccccacccctgctcagcCATACACCCCAGTGAGTTAAAGGAATAAGTGTGCTATATAGTGTTGCACCCGTAATCAGAAATCTCCATCTGCAGTCAACCTTCTGCCCCCCCAAATAATGCACCCTTCACATGTAGGTCCTGAAAATATTTGGTGTTTcagagcaaagaagaagaagaagtcgtcCCAACTAATTGATACCTGACTACTGTATATATTTCGACTTTTGTGTCTCTTTGGCACACTAATCCAAAATCAGCACAGAGGATGAATTAAATATCCAGcttgtgagaggaggaggaggagtaagacAAGGCTGTGCCCACAAGACTCTTTGGGACACAGAGGTTGAAAGGGTGTGTGTCTGAGTGTCCATGTGGTTTTTATTAAACTGCACGAGGCTGACAACAAATCAGGGTATTAGAGATAATTGACCTCTCTCAAAACTAACTCAACAATCACAGAAGCTGCgattgtgtggggagggggcagagtctGAAAGGCTCCACACAAGTGGGGCAGAGGCCCCGCTGGAGTGGAATTACACCAACTCGTTTCCAAAGACAAATTTCCTGAAGGTATGTAAGTAATAGGGTAAAAGTATATTACAGGAACAGTGCCTCTCCGAAGAAGAGGAAaacactcaatcggaagctggcGACTCCAGAGACTgatggctgcaatcctaggcacatttacctggaagtaagatcTGATGAGCGCTGTGGGGCTTacacctgagtaaacatgcagggACTGGATCCTAagcatatataaaggtaaaggtaaaggtacccctgaccattaggtccagtcgcggatgactctggggtttgtCCAgagacggcttccgggtcatgtggccagcatgactaagtatATATACTACGAAGTAAATCCCATTCAGCTCAGTgaggcttaaaaaggtaaaggtaaagggactcctgactgttaggcccagtcgcggacgactct is a window from the Lacerta agilis isolate rLacAgi1 chromosome 8, rLacAgi1.pri, whole genome shotgun sequence genome containing:
- the LOC117052186 gene encoding small nuclear ribonucleoprotein F-like, translated to MSLPLNPKPFLNGLTGRPVMVKLKWGMEYKGYLASVDGYMNMQLANTEEYVDGALSGHLGKVLIRCNNVLCIRGVEEEEEEEEEEEEEEEE